The genome window CAGCCAGATCAGCCAGGCACTGGGCGGGCCCAAGGAACTGATTTCCAACCCGGGATCCTTCCACGGGATCATGATTACCAGCGGAATCTGGCAGGGCCTGGGATACGGCAGCGTGGTCTATATTTCCGCCCTGACGGCGGTTGACCAGGCACTGTACGACTCGGCGAAGCTGGATGGCGCGAACCGCTGGCAGCAGACGCTGCATGTCACTATCCCGGGCATTATGCCCACCATAATTATCATGCTGATCATGCGGGTCGGACATCTGATGAGTGTCAACTACCAGAAGATTATCCTGCTCTACAGCCCGGCTACCTATGAGACAGCAGACACCATTTCCACCTTTGTCTACCGCAAAGGCCTGCTGGACGGGGACTACGCCTATGCCGCAGCGGTTGACCTGTTCAACTCGGTGATCAACACGATCCTGCTGGTGACGGTCAACTGGATCAGCCGCCGCAAATCGGAAACCAGCCTGTTCTGAGGAGGTGGGAAGAAAATGATCAAACGGACAAGGGGCGAAAAGATCTTCGCCGTATTCAATGTGATCGTTCTCAGCCTGATCGGGCTGGCCTGCCTGATTCCGATCTGGCACTGCCTCTGCGCGTCCATCAGTGACCCGATCACGGTTTCCAAAACCCGGGGTCTGATCCTGTGGCCGAAGGGCGGGGTGACCACGATCGGCTACGCGAAATCCCTGCAGAATGAGAGTCTGCTGCGGGGCTATGCCAACACGATCCTGTACGTGATCCTGGGCACGGGCTTCGGGGTTCTGATGACCATCTTCGCGGGATATGGCCTGAGCCGGAACCTGCTGTTCGGCGGGGCGATCGCGCTGTTCCTCACCTTCACGATGATGTTCAACGGCGGAATCATCCCGACCTATATGGTGGTCCGGTCCCTAGGAATGCTGGACACCCGCGCGGCCATTGTCCTTCCGACAGCGCTGTCAGTGTTCAATATTATGATTACGCGAACTTCGTTCAAGAGTATACCGGAAGGCCTGATGGACGCGGCAAGAATTGACGGGGCCGGCCATATCCGGATCCTGGTTTATGTGGTCATTCCGGTTTCCAAGGCGATTATCGCGGTGATTACGCTCTTCAGCGCGGTACAGATCTGGAACAGCTGGTTCCATACAGCCATCTACGTCCGGAAACGCGAACTGTATCCGCTGCAGATCGTGCTGCGTGAGATTGTACTGCAGAATACCTCCCAGGCTTCGGATGCCGGGGAAGCCACCAGCGAGCTGAACCAGCTCCACGCAATTATCCGCTACTGCGTGATTATGCTGTCCATTATCCCGATGCTGTTCCTGTATCCGTTCATCCAAAAGTATTTTGTGACCGGGGTTATGATCGGATCCATCAAGGGATGAGCTGAACAGGAGAAAAGAATGAGTGAAAGAATAACAACGGTCAACCTGCATACCCATACCTGCAGATGCAAACACGCCAGGGGGATTCCGGCCGACTACGCGAAGGCCGCGGAGGAAAAGGGAATCCGGGTCCTTGGCATGACGGACCATACACCTTTTCCGGATGACCGGGTGATCATAATCCGGATGGGCATCGTGGAGCTGGATGATTATATCCGCGAAGTCCGGGAGGCCCAGGCGGCTTATCCGAAACTGAAGATCCTGCTGGGACTGGAATGCGAATATTTTCCGGAGTTTGACGATTTTTACCGAATGCTCCGGGAAGAAAAGAAAATGGATTACCTGATCGGCAGCGTGCATTTTTACATATACAAGGGGAAACACCAGGGCTTCTGGAACGGCTTCGTCATGGACCGGGAAGCGCTGCGAAGCTACGCGGACGCTTATATCCAGATGCTGGAGAGCGGTCATTTCTTCTTCGGCGCGCATCCGGATCTTTTCGGGGCGTCCATCGATACCTGGAACGAGGACTGCGAGGAAACGGCGGAAAGGATCTGCAAGACGGCGGCACAGCTGAAAATGCCGCTGGAGATCAACGTCAGCGGATGGCTGAAGCAGGAGCAGAACGCGAACAAGCTCGGTTATATTTCCGCGGAGAAAGCCATTGCGGATGGTCTTTCCTGCCCGCGGCCGTATCCGCTGGATGAATTCTGGCGGGTGGCGGCCAGACACGGGGTCAAGGCGGTGATCAACTCCGATGCCCATGATCCGGATGTCCTGACAAAGTATATGGAGCTCGGGTACGACATGGCCGAGCGGAACGGGGTTGAGATTATCTACCCCTTTGGGAAATGAAATCCAGGGTACACTACCTCCTTTTTTTACAGGGAGCCTGCCGGAAGGCAGGCTCTTCTGTATGGATGTTAAAAACAAAGAGCAGGCGCCTGCTTTTTTTATGCCCAAACCTTGACTCTGCCCTTGGGACATAGTTTAGCCTATAGGCATAAAAAGAATAAGGAGCGTATATGAAGGTACTTAAGAGACTTGCGGCAGCGAACCTGATATGGGTGATAACGGCTTTTACCGCCGTGTTCTTATCGATAACAGTCCAGTTTTTCTGGACGGTGCGTATCGGTATGATAGCCGATGCGATCGTAAGCCGCAAAAAGATAGAGCTTAAATTTGTGCTCATTATGTTTTCGATCCTTCTTGCCTCGTGCCTGTTTATATACCTTAAAGGAATAGTCGGCAAGTATGCGACAGAGAAAATGGCACACACATTAAGAATGGATTTTGCGGGCAACTTGCTTGTAAACAGCACAGCCGAAACCATGGGCGGATATGAGGCGATGTCGAAAGCGCAAAACGAACTTACCGCCTCGTCGGAAGGCCTAAGCGAAGCGTTTGACGTGATCGAGCAATTCCTGTCGGGCATACTGGCACTTTTCTTTTTACTGTTTGAAAACCTAAGATTCACGCTTATTGTACTTGGCCCCATGATCATAGTCGTTCTGCTCATAAACAGGATCGGGAAAAACCTTCCGGCGCTGGTAAACACGGCAATGGACAAAAAGATAAGCAACAACAAGACCGCATACATGATCATTTCGAACTACGAAGCGGTAAAGGTGTTCGGCGCGGAGGAGTTCTTTGAAAAGAAGTTCAGGGAAGAACTTGAGGAATGGGGAAGACTTGAAACGAAAAAAGAACGAATAAGCGCCGTCACGAATTCGGTCTCAGGAATCCTTTCACAGCTTCCGTTACTCATACTTTTCGGCGTGGGTGCACTGCTCATTTTCAAAGGGTACATGACGATCGGAACGCTCATGATCTTTTTGAACATGACGGGCAGCTTCATTAGTACGATCATGAATCTTCCGTCGTGGGTAGTGAAGATAAAGCAATTCCTGGTACATCTTTCAAGAACGGACATCGAATGTCTGGAGTAAAAATAGGAGAGCGGATATGGAAACGGTGATTTACGGAGAAAACTTATCATTTTCGTATAAAGAAAAAGAGATCTTAAAAGATATAAACTTTGCCATCAAAAAAGGAGAACGCGTGGGGATCGTCGGCGAGAGCGGCTCGGGGAAAAGCACATTCCTGCGCTTGCTCGCGGGGCTTCTTTCTCCGACGGGCGGAGTTGTGAGCGTGGCGGGAGAGACGAGCGCGGAAGGGATCATCAAAAAGATATCCATGGTGATGCAGGATGCGATGCTCATGCCCCTTACGATTAAAGAAAACATCACGCTCGGAAAAGACGTTCCGGTTTCACGTATCGAAGAAGTCATAAAGGCGACAAAGCTCGATAAGTGGATCGACTCCCTCGAATACGGCATCGATACGTATCTTGGGGACCGAGCCAACGAGATTTCCGGCGGCCAGGCGCAGAGGATCGCGATAGCAAGAGCGATGCTTAAAGACGCCGACATCATCTTACTTGATGAGCCCACGTCATCCCTGGACAAAGAAACCACAACGGAGGTGCTTGAAGCACTCGATCGGCTGATGGAAGGAAAGACTGTCGTTCATGTAACTCATCACCCCGATCTTTTAAAAGGCTACGATCGGATCATCACCGTAAAAGAAGGGCGTTTTTATGAATAAGCAGGTCGGAAAACTGCTAAAAGAGGCAGGAGTATGGCGTGAATTTGTGGTGATGATGATACTTCGTTCGCCTTTTGATATCTGCAATTCGATACTCACTGCCAATATGATGCAGAAATTCATGCGTCTTATCGAACAGAATCAAAGCGAAAACCTTGGGAAGACTCTGGGCGTTTTCTTTGCACTGACAGTCCTTTTGTTTGGCTATAACATGACGATCTGGAGCACGATCGCGGTAAGATTTACGGTGAAGCTTCAAAAGACGTTGCGGGAGAAGATGTTTCATAAGATAATGAGCCTTCCCGCAAGCGAGCTTATGGGAAGTTCGAAGGCCGAGTGGTTTACGAGGTTAAACAATGACATCGACAAAGCGGTGGGTTATCTTGTTAATCCGATCAACTTCATGCATATGGTCATCGCGTCGGTGAACCTTGTGATTTCATCGGTCATCATGATGTTTTTAAGCGTTGAGCTTTATATTATCGGGATATGCTGTCTGGTGCCTTTCTTTATGCTTAATGTGTTCGTGATCTCGTCGAAGATAAACGTATTTAAGAAAGAGGCTCAAAAGTCACTGGTGGGATACACCGATTGGATCGATGCGGCGCTTAAGGAAAAAGAAATGCTGGCCGTATATGACGCAAAAGATTTCGCAGGCAAACGCATCGCGCAAAAGAGCACCGGGATACTTAAACAAAACATGAAAGCGCACAACAGGGGAGCGATATGCAACATGTTCTACGCGTTTTCGGGGATGCTCGGATATCTGCTTTTATTGTACCGGGGTAATGGTATAATAGAGAAAAAGCTTGATGATTTCGCGGATCTTTGTAAAGTTACGCAGTACCGCGGAATGCTCGTGCTTAGTTTTAACTGTGTGCTCAATTCGATTATCAACATGCGCGGAAGCCTCGTGGGCGTTGAGCGTGTAAATGAAGTACTCTTAGGGGGAAAAGACGATGGACGAACAACTGCTTAAGATCGGAGAACTGGCGGGACTTTGTAACGTATCGCCGAAAGCTCTGCGCGTATACGAAAAGCGAGGGCTTATAAAACCTATAAAGATCGACGAGGAATCGGGCTACAGATATTACAGCGCCGATCAGGTTAAGGACGTCGAAACGCTCATTGAGTGGCGCGATATGGGATTCTCCTTAAAAGAGATCAGGATCATATTCTCGGGGAAATACAATAAGGAAGACATCGACCTTATCCTTTCGGCAAAAAAGAGAGAGTGGCAGGAAAAGATCTGGATCGCGGAAGCGAAGATGGAAGAGATAGACAAACTCGGCTGCAATCTTAAGTTTGACGAAAAAACGAATCTGTCGTCGCTTTCCGATAAAGACAGAGCGTGGTATTTATCGAGACTTACGATCATAAACGACAATAACGTACGCCAGGCGATAAGCGAAGCAATATGGCTGTAAAAAAGAAGAGGTCACACCTCTTCTTTTTTTGCCTTCAGTTCTGTAAAGAAAAACCAAAGCAAAATGACAACCCGGAACCTGATGACAGGATCCGGGGGGATTCTACTGTGAATCTTTGGATTTCATGGTGTTGATGGAGGAAAGCAGCATACGGCGGAGCTCAGTACACTGATTCATCAGATCTTTGTAATCTGATTCTGCGATACTGTCGGTTTCCTTCAGAAGGTTGAGCCAATACTCACACTCATTGCACTCTTTCAGGGAGATATCCAGTTTAGCAACGAAATCCCGGCCACCCTGGGCAAACTGAGCTTCGTGAATGTTGGCGCCAACGGAAGTTCCGCAACGGAGCAACTGGTTTGTGAGAGCTGATTCAATGTGATTTTCGCGCATGGCACGAGTGGCCAGGATGATAGATTTGGCGAAGGAGGCTGATTTATCACGGAGCGGGCTGGGCTTCATGGGCAGGACCTCCCTTCAGATATCAGTGAAGAGTGATGAGTGTAGAGTGAAAAGTGAAGAGTGAAGAGTTGAGCATTGAATGGGGATTTATTCCCACTCAATGCTCGCCGGAGGCTTCGTCGTCACATCCATTACTACTCTGCTTGCATGCGGAACCTCATTGACGATGCGAGCGGAAACCCGGGCGATGAGGTCATAAGGGAGACGCGCCCAGTCGGCGGTCATGAAGTCATCGGTAGTGACGGCGCGGAGAGCGATGGTGTAGTCGTAGGTGCGCTCGTCACCCATAACGCCGACGCTCTGGATGCCGGTCAGAACGGTGAAGTACTGATTGACATGGCGGTCGAGACCGGCAGCGGCGATCTCCTCGCGGAAAATGGCATCGCTTTCCCGGACGATTTCCGCCTTCTCCGGAGTCACCTCCCCGATGATGCGGATGGCCAGGCCGGGCCCCGGGAAGGGCTGGCGCCAGACCAGTTCCTTCGGCAGGCCCAGGGTTTCACCCAGGGCGCGGACTTCGTCCTTGAAGAGCATGCGCAGGGGCTCGATGAGCTCGGTGAAGCCCAGTTCCTTCGGCAGGCCGCCCACATTGTGGTGGCTCTTGATGACGGCGGCATTGGTGCCCTGGCCGCTCTCGATCACGTCCGGATAGATGGTGCCCTGGGCAAAGTAGTCCAGTTTGCCGAGCGTGGCCGCTTCCTTCTTGAAGACTTCAATGAAATCCCGGCCGATGATGTGCCGCTTTTCCTCCGGCTCCGTGACGCCCTTGAGATCCGCAAAGAAGCGTTCGGAAGCGTCAGAACGAATGAAACGCACCGGGAAGAGATGGCTGAAGACATGGCAGACCTGATCGCTTTCTCCTTTGCGCAGGAGACCGTGGTCCACAAAAACGCAGGTGAGGCGCTTGCCGATGGCTTTATAGATCAGGGCGGCAACTACAGAAGAGTCCACACCGCCGGACAGGGCCAGCAGTACGGTTCCGTCTTCGCCGACGGTTTCACGGATCTGCTTAATGGCGGTCTCGGCGTAGGCACTCATGGTCCAGTCGCCGGAGCAGCCGCAGAAGCGGAAGAGGAAGTTACGGATCAGCATGGTTCCTTCCTCGGTATGGGTCACTTCCGGATGGAACTGCACGCAGCAGATCTTCTTATCCTCGTTGACCATGGCGGCAACGGGGCAGTTGTCCGTTTCCGCGATCACCCGGAAACCGGGCGGGCAGGCACTGACCTGCCAGGTATGGCTCATCCAGCAGTTGGACGCAGGCTGCATACCGCCGAAGAGGCCGGTCTGTTCCTTCATCCGGACCGTGACACGGCCGTATTCCCGTTCTTTGGCTTTTTCAACAGCACCGCCCAGGAGCAGGGCAGTCAGCTGCATGCCGTAGCAGATTCCCAGCACCGGGACTCCTGCTTCATACAGGGCCGGATCAATCCGGGGCGCGTCAACGTCATGGACGCTGGAGGGACCGCCGGAAAGGATGATGCCCTTGGGATTGCGGGCCAGGATGTCCGCCAGGGGCATATTCCACGGGACAACCTCGGAATAGACATGGCATTCGCGAACGCGGCGGGCAATCAGCTGGGTATACTGGCCGCCGAAGTCCAGGATGAGGATGAGTTCTTTCTGCTGCATAGAGCCTCCAAATGGTAATTCACAATTCTGCGATCGCCGTTACCAAAGCTGCTTCGCACCTTTGACGGCTGTAGCATGGGAATCATTAGCCGTGAATGGCTCGGCGTTACCAGTGCTAAAGCACTGACGCCTGCATGGACGATCTGTTACCAGCGCTCAAGCGCTGACAGATCAGTCTTAAGCACGGATGATTCCTCAACAATGCATAATTCATAATGAAAAATGCTTTCCTATTATGAACTCTTTCGTTCAATTGCGCAACATCATATAGAAGAAAGATTCCTCTGTGTCAAATTTCAGAACGGAATGACAAAGAGGCGGAAGCCGCCTCTTTGTGAAGTGAAGAGTTTAGAGTGAAAAGTGAAGAGTATAGAGTTTAGAGTTGCACGGGGATTGGCCTATTATTGGCCACTTTGGCCATAATTGGCCAATACGCGTGCAGACGGATCATTGACATTGCAGCCGGGCCAGGTTTTGTTGGGCATCCAGAAGTCGGGGATCATATGGGCCTGGCCGGGATAGAACTGCTCGAACAGTTCCCGGTAGAGCAGGCTTTCCTTTGTGAAAGGCCGGCAGTAATCGTATTTCGCTGCTTTTTCCGCAAACTCCTCATCCGTATAAGTCTTTTCCGCATAGGCTTTCAGGTCATCCACCATGCTGTGGCCTACAGCATCGGAGAAGGCGGCCTTCTGGCGCCAGAGGATCTCGTCCGGAAGAATATGGTCATCCGCAAAGGCTTTACGGATCAGGTATTTACCCATGTTGTGGTTGTTCATCTTCAGTTCGGGGTCGATGCTCATGGCGTAGCGCACAAACTTCAGGTCACCGAAGGGGACGCGGGCTTCCAGGGAGTTGTAGGAAATGCAGCGGTCCGCCCGGAGAACGTCATACACATGCAGTTCCCGGATACGCTTTTCTGCTTCCTCCTGGAAAGCGGCGGCGGAAGGGGCAAAGTCCGTGTACTTGTATCCAAAGAGTTCATCGGAGATCTCACCGGTGAGCAGCACCCGGACATCCGTGTTTTCATGGATCCACTTGCAGACCAGGTACATGCCGATGGAAGCACGGATGGTGGTGATATCCCAGGTGCCCAGAAGCTCAACAACCGTGGGCAGGGCCTCCAGAACATCCTTTTCACTGATGATGACTTCCGTGTGGTTACTGCCGATATAGTCCGCGACCATACGGGCGTACTTCAGGTCAATGGCGTCGATATCCATGCCGATGGCAAAGGTGCGGATCGGCTTATCCAGCATTTTCTGGGCAATGGCGCAGACCAGGGAGGAATCCAGACCGCCGGAGAGCAGGAAACCGACCGGGGCGTCCGCGTCCAGGCGCTTTTCAACGCCGTCCATCAGCAGGCGGCGCAGCTTGGGACAGACTTCCGCTTCAGTTTTCATGGTGAAATATCCCACATAAGCCGGATCCGCATACTGGACGAATTCACCGTCAATCCAGTAGTGACCGGGCGGGAAGGGAAGGATTGTATCGCACATACCGATCAGGTTTTTCGGCTCGCTGGCAAAAGCCATGCCGCCTCCCCGGACTTCACCGTAATAGAGGGGACGGATACCGATGGGATCCCGGGCGGCGATCAGTTTCTGCTGTTTGTCATCCCAGAGGATCAGGGCAAACTCCGCGTCCAGGGTTTTGAACATTTCCACACCGTATTCCCGATAAAGGGGAAGCAGGATCTCACAGTCGCATTCGCTTTTAATATCGTAGGTTTCCATGAGGCGGGCCCGCAGAGGACGGAAGCCGTAAAGCTCGCCGTTGCAGACCACGTAGTCATTATCCAGCCGGAAAGGCTGCATACCTTCCTCGTGCAGGCCCATGATGGCCAGACGGTGAAAACCGAGAATGCCGCCGGGAATATCCACCATGCGGCTCATATCCGGACCGCGGGAGATGGTCCGGTCAAAACAGGTTTTGATCAGGTCCCGGGGAAACCGGGCACCTGTCATGCCGAAGATTGAACACATGATGCTTCGCTCCAATCATATTAAGGTAGGAGTATTAAAGGTAGGAGGTAGGAGGTTACTTTTTCAGAAGCTGCAGCAGCCGGTTGGCAGCTTCGCGGGTATCTGCCGGATCACCGAAGGTGGAGAAACGGAAGAAACCTTCACCGCAGGCACCGAAGCCTTCACCGGGAGTGCCGACAACCTGGATCTCAGTCAGCAGCTTGTCGAAGAACTCCCAGCTGCCCATACCGTCGGGGCACTGCATCCAGATATACGGCGCGTTCTTGCCGCCCCAGTAACGGATACCGGCCTTGTCCAGCGCCTCCATGAGCACCCGGGCGTTTTCCTTATAGATCCGGATGTTCGCGTGGATCTGCTTCTGTCCTTCATCCGTGAAGACAGCGGCACCGCCGTGCTGCAGGATATAGGACACACCGTTGGTCTTGGTGGTGCGGTTTCGCACCCACATGGCGTTGAGGTTCAGGCCGCAGCGCTCCAGGGCCTTCGGGATGACCGTGTATCCGAGACGGGTGCCGGTGAAGCCGGCGGTCTTGGACAGGGAACAGATCTCAATGGCACAGGTTTCCGCACCGGGGATCTCAAAGATGCTGTGGGGAAGATCTTCTTCAATAAAGGCTTCATAAGCCGCGTCGAAGAGGATCACCGCACCGCGGTCATTGGCCCAGTTGATCCACTGGGTCAGCTGTTCCCGGTTATAGGCGGCACCGGTGGGATTGTTTGGGGAGCAGAGGTAGATCAGGTCCGCATCCAGCCCGGGCTTGGGCAGGGGCAGGAAATGATCGTCAGGGCCGGAGGGAAGATGGATGATCTCCCGGCCGGCCATGATATTGGCATCCACATAAGCGGGATAGGCCGGCTCCATGATCAGGGCTTTGTTCGACCGGTCAAACAGGTCCAGCAGGTCGCCCAGTTCATCGCTGGCACCGCTGGAAACGAAAACCTCCTCCGGAGAGAGGAAAACATCCCGCTTCTCATAGTGCTTCGCGATGGTTTCCCGAAGGGAAGGCGCGCCGCACTCCGGCATATATCCATGGAAGCGATCCTTTACACCCTGGTTATCCACACCTTCATGCAGCGCCGCGATGACCGCGGGGACCAGCGGAAGGGAAACATCCCCGATGCCCATCCGGTAAAGATGGGTACCCGGATGCTCCGCCAGGTAAGCCCTGGTCTTCTGCGCAATATGATAGAAAAGGTAGGATTCCTTAAGATTCGCGTAGCTGAGGTTGGGTGTCAGCATGGGATCAACTCCTTTTGATTAAGGTAGGAGGTATGAGGTAGGAAGGAGGAGGTATAAACGAAAAACAAGGCAAGGAAATCCTTCGCAGGACGCCTTTGCCTTGTTGGGAGGTATGGTAACATTCCAGTAAAAGGTTGTCAAGGTATCCAAAGCGGGGAAGAAAAGTGAATACAAAGGGAATACAATCATGCCTATTGACAGCCACACAGACCGGTGATAGGATACGCCCATCAGGGCAAGGGTGTCGTGCTGACGACGCACCTTGCTCTCTTCTTTTATTATCGACACTGAGGGGGTCAGTACTATGAGTAAGTACACGAAGGAAGACATTATCCGCCTGGTACGGGAAGACGACGTGGAGTTCATCCGGATGCAGTTCACCGATATTTTCGGCCAGCTGAAGAATGTGGCTATCACCGCCAGCCAGATCGAAAAAGCCGTTAACAATGAGATTATGATCGACGGCAGCAGCATTGAAGGTTTTGTCCGCATCAATGAGAGCGACCAGTATCTTCGCCCCGACCTGGATACCTTCACCATTCTGCCCTGGCGTCCTCAGCACGGAAAAGTCGCCAGACTGATCTGCGATGTTTACAATCCGGACGGAACGCCCTTTGCCGGCGATCCCCGCGGTGTGCTGAAAAAGGTTTTGAAGCGGGCGGCTGATATGGGATACTCCTTCAACGTCGGTCCGGAGTGCGAATTCTTCCTCTTCCAGACGGATGAAGATGGAAACCCCACCACCACTACTTCCGATGAGGCCGGTTATTTCGACCTGGGACCGCTGGATCACGGTGAGAGCACCCGGCGCGAGATCTGCCTGGCACTGGAGCAGATGGGCTTTGAAATCGAAGCCAGCCACCACGAAGTAGCTGCCGGCCAGCACGAGATCGACTTCCGTTATGCTGATGCGCTGACGGCTGCCGACAACATCATGACCTTCAAACTGGCTGTGAAAACCCTGGCCCAGAAGAACGGTCTGCATGCGACGTTCATGCCCAAGCCCGTATTCGGCATCAACGGCAGCGGCATGCATACCAATATGAGTCTTTTCAAGGACGGCAAGAACGTTTTCGCCGATCCTTCCGATAAACGCGGCCTGAGCAAGGAAGCCTATTCCTTCATCGCCGGTGTCCTGGCCCACGTGCGCGGCATGGCGGCGATCACCAACCCGCTGGTCAACAGCTACAAACGCCTGGTGCCCGGTTATGAAGCTCCCTGCTACCTGGCCTGGAGCGCCAGCAACCGCAGCGCCCTGATCCGTATCCCCGCTTCCCGCGGTATGGGAACCCGTGTGGAACTGCGCTGCCCCGATCCGAGCTGCAACCCCTACCTGAACATGGCGGTCTGCCTGGCTGCCGGCCTGGACGGCATTGAAAAGGGCATGACCCCGCCGGATGAAATCACCGAAAACATCTTCGCCATGGATGCCGCGACCCGCGAAGCCAAGGGCATCAGATCTCTGCCCGGCACCCTGAAGGAAGCTGTGGACTGCCTGAAAGAGGACGAAGTCATCTGCACCGCGCTGGGTGAGCATGTGTTGA of Aristaeella lactis contains these proteins:
- a CDS encoding ABC transporter permease → MPVEITARKKPFRQRLRRDMRENWVVYLLLLPVIIWYIIFCYLPMFGIVMAFENFKFAKGLFGSAWVGFRNFEKFFSSYYFWRLLRNTLTLSIKDLIIAFPAPIIFALMLNELRSRKFKKSIQTISYLPYFISMVVVCGMVKTFTESTGIFSQISQALGGPKELISNPGSFHGIMITSGIWQGLGYGSVVYISALTAVDQALYDSAKLDGANRWQQTLHVTIPGIMPTIIIMLIMRVGHLMSVNYQKIILLYSPATYETADTISTFVYRKGLLDGDYAYAAAVDLFNSVINTILLVTVNWISRRKSETSLF
- a CDS encoding carbohydrate ABC transporter permease codes for the protein MIKRTRGEKIFAVFNVIVLSLIGLACLIPIWHCLCASISDPITVSKTRGLILWPKGGVTTIGYAKSLQNESLLRGYANTILYVILGTGFGVLMTIFAGYGLSRNLLFGGAIALFLTFTMMFNGGIIPTYMVVRSLGMLDTRAAIVLPTALSVFNIMITRTSFKSIPEGLMDAARIDGAGHIRILVYVVIPVSKAIIAVITLFSAVQIWNSWFHTAIYVRKRELYPLQIVLREIVLQNTSQASDAGEATSELNQLHAIIRYCVIMLSIIPMLFLYPFIQKYFVTGVMIGSIKG
- a CDS encoding histidinol-phosphatase translates to MSERITTVNLHTHTCRCKHARGIPADYAKAAEEKGIRVLGMTDHTPFPDDRVIIIRMGIVELDDYIREVREAQAAYPKLKILLGLECEYFPEFDDFYRMLREEKKMDYLIGSVHFYIYKGKHQGFWNGFVMDREALRSYADAYIQMLESGHFFFGAHPDLFGASIDTWNEDCEETAERICKTAAQLKMPLEINVSGWLKQEQNANKLGYISAEKAIADGLSCPRPYPLDEFWRVAARHGVKAVINSDAHDPDVLTKYMELGYDMAERNGVEIIYPFGK
- a CDS encoding ABC transporter transmembrane domain-containing protein: MKVLKRLAAANLIWVITAFTAVFLSITVQFFWTVRIGMIADAIVSRKKIELKFVLIMFSILLASCLFIYLKGIVGKYATEKMAHTLRMDFAGNLLVNSTAETMGGYEAMSKAQNELTASSEGLSEAFDVIEQFLSGILALFFLLFENLRFTLIVLGPMIIVVLLINRIGKNLPALVNTAMDKKISNNKTAYMIISNYEAVKVFGAEEFFEKKFREELEEWGRLETKKERISAVTNSVSGILSQLPLLILFGVGALLIFKGYMTIGTLMIFLNMTGSFISTIMNLPSWVVKIKQFLVHLSRTDIECLE
- a CDS encoding ATP-binding cassette domain-containing protein, whose amino-acid sequence is METVIYGENLSFSYKEKEILKDINFAIKKGERVGIVGESGSGKSTFLRLLAGLLSPTGGVVSVAGETSAEGIIKKISMVMQDAMLMPLTIKENITLGKDVPVSRIEEVIKATKLDKWIDSLEYGIDTYLGDRANEISGGQAQRIAIARAMLKDADIILLDEPTSSLDKETTTEVLEALDRLMEGKTVVHVTHHPDLLKGYDRIITVKEGRFYE
- a CDS encoding ABC transporter transmembrane domain-containing protein, which gives rise to MNKQVGKLLKEAGVWREFVVMMILRSPFDICNSILTANMMQKFMRLIEQNQSENLGKTLGVFFALTVLLFGYNMTIWSTIAVRFTVKLQKTLREKMFHKIMSLPASELMGSSKAEWFTRLNNDIDKAVGYLVNPINFMHMVIASVNLVISSVIMMFLSVELYIIGICCLVPFFMLNVFVISSKINVFKKEAQKSLVGYTDWIDAALKEKEMLAVYDAKDFAGKRIAQKSTGILKQNMKAHNRGAICNMFYAFSGMLGYLLLLYRGNGIIEKKLDDFADLCKVTQYRGMLVLSFNCVLNSIINMRGSLVGVERVNEVLLGGKDDGRTTA
- a CDS encoding MerR family transcriptional regulator, with product MDEQLLKIGELAGLCNVSPKALRVYEKRGLIKPIKIDEESGYRYYSADQVKDVETLIEWRDMGFSLKEIRIIFSGKYNKEDIDLILSAKKREWQEKIWIAEAKMEEIDKLGCNLKFDEKTNLSSLSDKDRAWYLSRLTIINDNNVRQAISEAIWL
- a CDS encoding four helix bundle protein, whose protein sequence is MKPSPLRDKSASFAKSIILATRAMRENHIESALTNQLLRCGTSVGANIHEAQFAQGGRDFVAKLDISLKECNECEYWLNLLKETDSIAESDYKDLMNQCTELRRMLLSSINTMKSKDSQ
- the guaA gene encoding glutamine-hydrolyzing GMP synthase, which encodes MQQKELILILDFGGQYTQLIARRVRECHVYSEVVPWNMPLADILARNPKGIILSGGPSSVHDVDAPRIDPALYEAGVPVLGICYGMQLTALLLGGAVEKAKEREYGRVTVRMKEQTGLFGGMQPASNCWMSHTWQVSACPPGFRVIAETDNCPVAAMVNEDKKICCVQFHPEVTHTEEGTMLIRNFLFRFCGCSGDWTMSAYAETAIKQIRETVGEDGTVLLALSGGVDSSVVAALIYKAIGKRLTCVFVDHGLLRKGESDQVCHVFSHLFPVRFIRSDASERFFADLKGVTEPEEKRHIIGRDFIEVFKKEAATLGKLDYFAQGTIYPDVIESGQGTNAAVIKSHHNVGGLPKELGFTELIEPLRMLFKDEVRALGETLGLPKELVWRQPFPGPGLAIRIIGEVTPEKAEIVRESDAIFREEIAAAGLDRHVNQYFTVLTGIQSVGVMGDERTYDYTIALRAVTTDDFMTADWARLPYDLIARVSARIVNEVPHASRVVMDVTTKPPASIEWE
- the asnB gene encoding asparagine synthase B; protein product: MCSIFGMTGARFPRDLIKTCFDRTISRGPDMSRMVDIPGGILGFHRLAIMGLHEEGMQPFRLDNDYVVCNGELYGFRPLRARLMETYDIKSECDCEILLPLYREYGVEMFKTLDAEFALILWDDKQQKLIAARDPIGIRPLYYGEVRGGGMAFASEPKNLIGMCDTILPFPPGHYWIDGEFVQYADPAYVGYFTMKTEAEVCPKLRRLLMDGVEKRLDADAPVGFLLSGGLDSSLVCAIAQKMLDKPIRTFAIGMDIDAIDLKYARMVADYIGSNHTEVIISEKDVLEALPTVVELLGTWDITTIRASIGMYLVCKWIHENTDVRVLLTGEISDELFGYKYTDFAPSAAAFQEEAEKRIRELHVYDVLRADRCISYNSLEARVPFGDLKFVRYAMSIDPELKMNNHNMGKYLIRKAFADDHILPDEILWRQKAAFSDAVGHSMVDDLKAYAEKTYTDEEFAEKAAKYDYCRPFTKESLLYRELFEQFYPGQAHMIPDFWMPNKTWPGCNVNDPSARVLANYGQSGQ